Part of the Helicobacter bilis genome is shown below.
CTGGGAGTTTGAGTAAAAGACTAGGCATTCAAGAATCTTTAGACATAAAAGACACGCCGCTTAAAGCCCCGCTTGTAGAGTTTTATTATAAAGATGATGCTTTGAATGATCCTATTATTACAGATTCTCATTGTCTTTTAATGGGACTTGCAAACACTGATGAGATAGCAAAACTTAAAGAGTTAGCATTGCAGGTGAATGAGATGTTGAAAGAGTATTTTGATAAGGCTTCATTGCGACTGATTGACTTTAAGCTTGAGTTTGGCAGAGATTCTAATAAGAATATTTTACTTGCTGATGAGATAAGCCCTGATAGTTGCCGTTTATGGGATAAGGCAACAAATAAAAAGATGGATAAAGATATTTTCCGTCAAAATCTAGGCAATGTAACAAGTGCTTATAAAGAAGTGTTGTCTCGTCTCACAGAGATTAAGTAAAATATGCGTTTTTATATCTTTTTTATATTATGTATTTTTAGCTTTACTGCATGTTCTATCAATCGTCAGCTTGTCCCACTTGCAAAGAGTAAGGAAATCGGCTTTGTGAGTGATGGTAGTTTTGTATTGCAAGACCCACCACACGGTAAAGCAAGAATCTATGTGTATAGGGAGAATAATCATGTCGGTTCATATCTAGGCTATACCTTGCGGATTGAGCATCAGCCAAAGACAGATTCTAAAGGGCGTCCAAGCTATAAGAACTATCAAGATTCACTTGGCTATATGGCAATGGGTAAGACCTTTTTAGCTGATGTTGAGGCTGGCTATCCTATCGCCCTTATGGCAAAGACAGAGGCTACAAGCTATGTGCTATTTACACCTATGGAGGGCGAGATTTATTGCATTAAAGGCAGTATGAAAAATGGCTGGACTATGCCTAGACCGCATATTGTCTTTGTAGATAAGCAGACATGTGAGGAAGCATGGATTGACTACTTTTCAAACAAAAATGTAGAGTTTCAAAATCAATGGCGTAAAGTCTATAATGAAAAGGGCGATAGGATTAGACTTGATACGCCTACAAAAGCACGCGTTACGCAATAGCTTGTATAGATTCTGTTTTTATAGAATCTATTTTTACTAAAAGATTTTAAATTCTTGCTATATTGCACCCACCCAAATGGTTGAGATTCTAAAACCTAACGCAATCGCTTGTATAACTAAGCATTACAAAAAAGATGAAACATCTAATTTAGACTTTAAGTTTTAGATGTTTGCTTATACTCAATATCACAAGAATCTTAAATATATAATAATATAATAAACTTTGCTTACGAACACCTTGTAAGCAAATCATTTTTAAGGGGTAAAATAATGAGACTATTAAGAATCTTTCTACTTAGCATTATGATATGTGGGAGCTTAAGGGCTGAAGGTGGATTGGAGAAATTTCCACATGCAATAGGAAATGTATTTCAAATAGCTTCATTTCACTATGGCTTTAGCACAGATTTAAACAAGATAGATTCAAATAAAGTAGCTAAAGATAGATTTGGCGGAATCATTGGTGCTAGTGTAGGGTGGAATTTCTTTGTGGATTTTGAGTATAGGTATAGCACTTACTATTTCAAACCTGCCGCACCTTATTCCTTTTACTGATTATGAAGTAGGCTTTGGAGCAAGGCTTAAATATCTTTATATGGACACTTATGCTCCCACTCACTCTGTGGGCGGAGTGCTATATATCCACCCTGATGAATTTAGTAGTTTTAGTGGTTTGGGTTTAATTCACCTTATAATTGGTGTCGGAGCAAACTTTAGCGAGAAACATAATCTCAAAGCAAATGGAGCATATATTGAAGTGGGTTTGGGCTTATTAAAAATAAGTCCACTTTTAGTCAATACCGATATTACCTATCGTGCAAATATCTATGGCGGACATAATGATTTAGATTTAGGGACAATCCATAGCTTAAACTTTGTTTGGACTTTTTTCTAATATTTGTTAGCTATGAAATCTTAATATTTTAGCATTATAAAATCTAAACAAATAGAATCTAGTCAATTAAAAATATCACTTAAAAAATATTGCACTTAAAATAGTAATGATGTATAATTGCGGATAAAAAGAGTATAAACAATGACTTATAAAAGAACAAAGACAAAGCATATAACATTTATTGTTTTAGGTATCATAGCCTATTTATTCTATGTTATGATGAGCGATATTTATCCTATTCTGCCACCGCTTATGGGCGTGTTATTTCTTATATTTCATAAGCATTATAATGATGAGAAGTTTTATATCTCAACGATTGTTCTTATATGCTTATTTTTCTATGAGTTTGATAAAACCTTACTTGTGGGAGTTATCCCTTGCGTGTTTTTTATCGTTAGATTCTTTGTAGCAGAGCAGTTAGAATCTATTGTGCTTATAAACGCACCTTTTGTGCTTGTTTATGTGTGTTCTTTATATTTGCTTTATTTTGCGGGTTTATTATTATGTAATGTTTTGTTTAAAACACCTATGTTATCCTTTTCAACAATCTATATGTATTATCTTATAGTGGATTGTATAATCGCATTAATATATTACTACCTTGCTATTAAAGAGTGATGATGAAAAATATACCGCAAAGCTTTCGGATTCTATATGCTATTTTTGGTGTTGTCTTCGCCATTATTATTATAAAGCTTTATATACTTGCTGTTGCTAGGCATGAATACTATGATAAACTATCAGTTGCAAATACGATTAAAACAGAAATCCTTGTGCCAACAAGAGGGCAAATACTTGATAGGAATAACGAGCCTTTAGCGATAAATAAGCTAGGCTTTACTCTATCATTGCGTAATCGCTTGAGTAATGAAGAGCTAGAAAAAAGCATTGACTTTATCGCTTCTCATATCATTGATATAGATAAAGAAGAGTTATTAGAAACTTATAAAAAATTTAATAGCATTTATCGCCGCACACCAGTTACGCTTATAGACTTTGTATCTTACGCACAAATGCAGATTATATATCCAGCTATGATACAAGAAAATAATATTATTGTAACCCCAACCACTAAGCGATACTATCCAAATAACGCATCAGCCGCACATGTTATAGGCTATATCGGGGCAAGTGATGTGCGTGATAGAGAAAATGATCGTGTTTCACGATACACAAAGATTATCGGTAAGCAAGGCATTGAAAAGCAATATAATGAATTTTTACAAGGGCAGCTTGGCGAAAAAGTCATACAGGTAAATAGCCTTAATCAGCAATTACGACTAATCGATGAAAAGCCCGC
Proteins encoded:
- the purC gene encoding phosphoribosylaminoimidazolesuccinocarboxamide synthase yields the protein MKNVVTQEKDFLQENLVEANLLYEGKGKKLYKTTLENTLLAAFKDDLTAFNAQKKSSEEGKGSLNCQISTQIFTLLESKGIKTHFIQTLQDTYMLCKSLEIIPIEVVVRNIATGSLSKRLGIQESLDIKDTPLKAPLVEFYYKDDALNDPIITDSHCLLMGLANTDEIAKLKELALQVNEMLKEYFDKASLRLIDFKLEFGRDSNKNILLADEISPDSCRLWDKATNKKMDKDIFRQNLGNVTSAYKEVLSRLTEIK